The following proteins come from a genomic window of Lycium ferocissimum isolate CSIRO_LF1 chromosome 4, AGI_CSIRO_Lferr_CH_V1, whole genome shotgun sequence:
- the LOC132052330 gene encoding uncharacterized protein LOC132052330 has translation MNMYAYQQKALVGCVGVGETDISVSNGVVCPKPRKVGFFNSVEEPIKPYQLLQFRNQEMEACDLKAGTELLDIILTKGKNYEVDKANFEVASSPPFFYGSPPSRAGNPLIQDAQFGNHSFVPILPVPERAVAPTTPPPSSAIMSGGGCVRVKFGNNTAPVRIEGFNCRGSNSISAMA, from the exons atgaataTGTACGCTTATCAACAGAAGGCCTTGGTGGGTTGTGTTGGAGTTGGAGAAACTGACATTTCTGTGTCAAATGGTGTCGTTTGTCCTAAGCCCCGTAAGGTTGGGTTCTTTAATTCTGTTGAAGAACCCATCAAACCTTATCAGTTGCTGCAATTTAG aaatcaagaaatggAGGCTTGTGATTTGAAAGCTGGAACTGAGCTGCTGGATATCATCCTCACAAAG GGGAAGAATTATGAAGTTGATAAAGCCAATTTTGAGGTGGCTTCATCTCCACCATTCTTTTATGGATCTCCACCAAGTAGGGCTGGAAATCCCCTGATCCAAGATGCCCAATTTGGCAACCACAGTTTTGTCCCCATACTACCAGTCCCAGAAAGAGCAGTGGCACCCACAACTCCACCACCCTCCTCCGCGATCATGAGCGGAGGAGGCTGTGTTCGTGTGAAGTTTGGGAACAACACAGCTCCTGTGAGGATTGAAGGCTTCAATTGTCGCGGCAGCAACAGTATCTCAGCTATGGCTTAG
- the LOC132052332 gene encoding kinesin-like protein KIN-14C, which yields MNSILDRVAKDCGRRNSSTPSTSGDIFEPSSSSNAKQRATLVEWMNSLLPYLSLPVNASDEELRAYLVDGAILCQLLNKLKPGFIPELNGSGHSSELGSENVKRLLSAMDEMGLPRFQASDLEKGSMKIVVECLLTLRAEFTPDVGGYGSTTPVSRKQELSSTHSSPSSTEGRRKIGSDSKFQRALRSPVMAEPSAALLHHVGHKFHEVFQLKQGGYADLPPSKITEMMKSNSLDIAPTQSLLSVVNGILDESVERKNGEIPHRVACLLRKVVQEIERRISTQAEHLRTQNNLFKTREEKYQSRIRVLEALATGTSEETQIVMNQLQQIKNVKIKMDEEKKNENHDVVRLMKEKDDHSQEISALKQELEIAKKAHEVRCLEMEKEARDTQQKLEERLKNIESLLKESTNRVKELETFSESKSQRWSKKENVYQIFTEFQLGALRELKFASQSIKQEVVKTQRSYAEEFNQLGEKFRALDHAAANYSVVLAENRKLHNEVQELKGNIRVYCRIRPFLRGQKEKQSVIEYIGENGELIVVNPSKQGKEGRRSFKFNTVYNPASTQAQVYSDIQPLVQSVLDGYNVCIFAYGQTGSGKTYTMTGPEGASEEDWGVNYRALNDLFRISQMRESTFKYELKVQMMEIYNEQVRDLLSSDGSQKRLGILSTSQPNGLAVPEASMFPVNGTDDVLDLMHTGLRNRAKGSTAMNERSSRSHSIVTIHVQGKDIKSGSSMHSSLHLVDLAGSERVDRSEVTGDRLKEAQHINKSLSALGDVISALAQKNAHIPYRNSKLTQVLQASLGGQAKTLMFVQLNPEIASYSETMSTLKFAERASGVELGAARSSKDGRDIRELMEQVASLKDTIAKKDEEIEQLQLLKDQKNVSPESNGEKRSPNSFSDADNEERLSDMLSDSGLSVGTETDGCAESTNPFPEGYKPPEKTHKYKTTYKIRRSPQRSDRDSPKASNGLRKSTSAANMLAKSTKRWQ from the exons ATGAATTCAATCCTGGATCGTGTAGCTAAAGATTGTGGTAGACGGAATAGCTCAACTCCGTCCACTAGTGGGGACATCTTTGAGCCTTCGTCAAGTAGTAATG CTAAGCAACGGGCAACTTTGGTAGAGTGGATGAACAGTCTTCTTCCTTACTTAAGTTTGCCAGTAAATGCTTCTGATGAGGAATTACGAGCATATTTAGTTGATGGAGCTATCTTGTGTCAATTATTGAACAAGTTGAAACCAGGTTTTATACCAGAG CTTAATGGTTCAGGTCATTCTTCGGAGTTAGGCTCAGAAAATGTGAAACGGTTGTTGTCAGCTATGGATGAAATGGGCTTGCCTAGGTTTCAAGCATCAGATCTAGAAAAG GGATCCATGAAAATTGTTGTGGAGTGCCTTTTAACACTTCGAGCAGAATTTACTCCAGATGTTGGAGGATATGGTTCAACCACACCAGTATCTCGCAAACAGGAACTGTCGAGTACTCATTCTTCCCCATCCTCAACAGAAGGGAGACGAAAAATAGGATCAGATTCAAAATTCCAGCGTGCTTTGAGAAGTCCCGTGATGGCAG AGCCATCAGCTGCATTATTACATCACGTTGGACATAAGTTCCATGAAGTATTTCAGCTTAAACAAGGGGGCTATGCTGATCTTCCCCCATCGAAGATTACCGAAATGATGAAATCTAACAGCTTGGAT ATTGCCCCAACCCAGTCACTTCTAAGTGTTGTGAATGGGATTCTTGATGAAAGCGTTGAGCGGAAGAATGGAGAGATACCTCAT CGGGTAGCATGCTTGTTGAGAAAAGTAGTGCAAGAAATTGAGCGGCGAATCTCTACTCAAGCTGAACATCTTAGAACG CAAAACAATCTATTCAAGACTCGTGAGGAGAAATACCAGTCACGGATCCGAGTCCTGGAAGCCCTTGCAACTGGGACTAGTGAAGAGACGCAG ATTGTCATGAACCAGCTTCAGCAAATTAAG AACGTAAAAATCAAAATGgatgaggaaaagaaaaatgagaatcACGACGTGGTTAGATTGATGAAGGAGAAGGATGATCATAGTCAAGAGATTTCAGCTTTGAAGCAAGAACTAGAAATAGCTAAGAAAGCACATGAAGTACGGTGCCTAGAAATGGAAAAAGAGGCTAGAGATACTCAACAAAAGCTTGAGGAGAGGTTGAAAAACATCGAGAGCCTTTTAAAAGAATCAACAAACAGAGTGAAAGAACTCGAGACTTTTTCTGAATCAAAATCACAGAGGTGGAGCAAGAAGGAGAATGTGTACCAAATATTCACAGAATTCCAGCTTGGCGCACTACGA GAGCTGAAGTTTGCTTCTCAGTCGATAAAGCAAGAAGTAGTGAAAACACAAAGGAGCTATGCAGAGGAATTCAATCAATTAG GTGAAAAATTTAGAGCACTAGACCATGCAGCTGCAAACTACTCTGTCGTCCTTGCTGAGAATCGTAAACTACACAATGAGGTCCAGGAGTTAAAAG GAAATATTAGAGTGTATTGTCGGATAAGGCCATTCCTTCGTGGACAAAAGGAAAAACAGTCGGTGATTGAATATATCGGAGAAAATGGGGAGCTAATTGTTGTAAATCCTTCCAAACAAGGAAAAGAAGGCCGTAGGTCTTTCAAGTTCAATACGGTCTACAATCCAGCTTCAACACAAG CTCAAGTGTATTCAGATATTCAGCCCTTAGTACAGTCTGTGCTTGATGGTtataatgtatgtatatttgcCTATGGTCAAACTGGCTCGGGAAAAACGTACACCATG ACTGGTCCGGAGGGAGCAAGCGAGGAGGATTGGGGAGTCAATTATCGAGCTTTGAATGATCTTTTCAGAATTTCCCAAATGAGAGAGAGCACTTTCAAGTATGAACTCAAAGTTCAAATGATGGAAATATATAATGAACAAGTTCGTGACTTACTGTCAAGTGATGGTTCTCAAAAAAG ACTTGGGATTTTATCTACCTCTCAACCCAATGGGTTAGCTGTCCCAGAAGCAAGCATGTTCCCCGTCAATGGAACTGATGATGTCTTAGATTTAATGCATACGGGATTGAGAAATCGAGCAAAAGGTTCTACTGCCATGAATGAAAGAAGTAGTCGATCACACAG TATTGTAACTATCCATGTCCAAGGGAAGGATATAAAGAGTGGTTCGTCAATGCATAGTAGTCTTCATTTGGTGGATCTTGCTGGAAGTGAAAGGGTAGATCGCTCTGAGGTGACAGGAGATAGATTGAAGGAGGCACAACATATAAACAAGTCATTGTCTGCTTTAGGAGATGTCATATCTGCTTTGGCACAAAAGAATGCTCACATTCCATACAGAAACAGCAAACTAACTCAAGTCCTTCAGGCTTCATTAG GCGGTCAGGCAAAGACACTTATGTTTGTGCAGCTTAACCCTGAGATTGCTTCATATTCAGAAACCATGAGCACATTAAAATTTGCTGAACGGGCATCTGGAGTAGAGCTAGGCGCTGCTCGAAGTAGCAAAGACGGCAGGGATATCAGAGAGTTGATGGAGCAG GTAGCATCTCTCAAAGATACAATAGCTAAGAAAGATGAGGAGATTGAGCAACTACAGCTGCTCAAAGATCAAAAGAATGTTTCTCCAGAATCCAATGGTGAGAAACGCAGTCCAAACTCATTCAG CGACGCAGATAATGAGGAAAGACTAAGTGATATGCTATCTGATAGTGGTCTTTCTGTGGGCACAGAAACTGATGGATGTGCTGAAAGCACCAATCCTTTCCCTGAAGGATACAAACCACCAGAGAAGACACATAA ATACAAAACTACATATAAAATACGTAGATCTCCGCAAAGATCAGACAGGGATTCTCCAAAAGCCTCTAACG GTCTGCGAAAGTCGACCAGTGCAGCCAATATGTTGGCTAAATCTACCAAAAGGTGGCAGTAA
- the LOC132052333 gene encoding uncharacterized protein LOC132052333 isoform X1, translating to MVRPYKVKGEKRKKKEENYDKEEEIEQSASAKRVKTEHTVADTEAAERVVDLLAGIPVVSTDQSTKPGVIFIIERASLEIAKIGKTYQLLNSDEHSNFLKKNNRNPSDYRPDIAHQAMLTILDSRINKAGRLKALYVRTEKGVLFEVKPHVRIPRTFKRFAVQLLQKLSITAVGKREKLLRVIKNPVSQYLPIDCRKIGFSHSSEKLVDIQDYVNGISNDMNLVFMVGAMAHGKIDKEYVEDYISVSDYPLSAAYCISMITNAVERKWKIL from the exons ATGGTGCGGCCTTATAAAGTAAAAggggaaaagagaaaaaagaaagaagagaattatgataaagaagaagaaatagagCAATCTGCGTCAGCAAAAAGAGTGAAAACAGAACACACTGTTGCAGATACTGAGGCAGCTGAAAGAGTTGTAGATTTACTAGCTGGAATACCAGTTGTTTCAACTGATCAAAGCACTAAACCTGGTGTTATTTTCATAATTGAGAGAGCTTCTCTCGAAATTGCTAAAATTGGAAAG ACTTACCAGCTTCTGAACTCAGATGAACATTCCAACTTTCTGAAGAAGAATAATCGCAACCCTTCTGATTATCGGCCTGATATTGCTCATCAG GCAATGCTTACAATTTTAGATAGCCGAATAAATAAAGCTGGGCGATTAAAAGCGTTGTATGTGAGGACTGAGAAAGGCGTGCTCTTTGAAGTAAAACCTCATGTTCGTATCCCTAGGACATTTAAGCGATTTGCTG TGCAGCTGCTACAAAAGCTGAGCATAACTGCTGTTGGTAAACGAGAGAAACTGTTACGTGTTATAAAAAACCCTGTTTCGCAGTACCTACCCATCGACTGCCGGAAGATCG GCTTCTCTCATAGTTCTGAGAAACTGGTGGATATTCAGGACTATGTTAATGGAATTAGCAATGACATGAACCTTGTTTTCATG GTTGGGGCAATGGCCCATGGAAAAATTGATAAAGAATATGTCGAAGATTATATATCAG TTTCCGATTATCCATTGAGTGCTGCATACTGCATATCTATGATCACGAATGCTGTGGAGCGCAAATGGAAAATTTTGTAG
- the LOC132052333 gene encoding uncharacterized protein LOC132052333 isoform X2, protein MVRPYKVKGEKRKKKEENYDKEEEIEQSASAKRVKTEHTVADTEAAERVVDLLAGIPVVSTDQSTKPGVIFIIERASLEIAKIGKTYQLLNSDEHSNFLKKNNRNPSDYRPDIAHQAMLTILDSRINKAGRLKALYVRTEKGVLFEVKPHVRIPRTFKRFAGIMLQLLQKLSITAVGKREKLLRVIKNPVSQYLPIDCRKIGFSHSSEKLVDIQDYVNGISNDMNLVFMVGAMAHGKIDKEYVEDYISVSDYPLSAAYCISMITNAVERKWKIL, encoded by the exons ATGGTGCGGCCTTATAAAGTAAAAggggaaaagagaaaaaagaaagaagagaattatgataaagaagaagaaatagagCAATCTGCGTCAGCAAAAAGAGTGAAAACAGAACACACTGTTGCAGATACTGAGGCAGCTGAAAGAGTTGTAGATTTACTAGCTGGAATACCAGTTGTTTCAACTGATCAAAGCACTAAACCTGGTGTTATTTTCATAATTGAGAGAGCTTCTCTCGAAATTGCTAAAATTGGAAAG ACTTACCAGCTTCTGAACTCAGATGAACATTCCAACTTTCTGAAGAAGAATAATCGCAACCCTTCTGATTATCGGCCTGATATTGCTCATCAG GCAATGCTTACAATTTTAGATAGCCGAATAAATAAAGCTGGGCGATTAAAAGCGTTGTATGTGAGGACTGAGAAAGGCGTGCTCTTTGAAGTAAAACCTCATGTTCGTATCCCTAGGACATTTAAGCGATTTGCTGGTATCATGT TGCAGCTGCTACAAAAGCTGAGCATAACTGCTGTTGGTAAACGAGAGAAACTGTTACGTGTTATAAAAAACCCTGTTTCGCAGTACCTACCCATCGACTGCCGGAAGATCG GCTTCTCTCATAGTTCTGAGAAACTGGTGGATATTCAGGACTATGTTAATGGAATTAGCAATGACATGAACCTTGTTTTCATG GTTGGGGCAATGGCCCATGGAAAAATTGATAAAGAATATGTCGAAGATTATATATCAG TTTCCGATTATCCATTGAGTGCTGCATACTGCATATCTATGATCACGAATGCTGTGGAGCGCAAATGGAAAATTTTGTAG